From one Lotus japonicus ecotype B-129 chromosome 3, LjGifu_v1.2 genomic stretch:
- the LOC130742491 gene encoding shaggy-related protein kinase eta-like, which yields MASIPLGPHHLQPPQPAPLPLPLPPQLLQPQAETDPLKASAAGAAASAMDTDKEMSASVGEGNDAVTGHIISTTIGGKNGEPKRTISYMAERVVGTGSFGIVFQAKCLETGEAVAIKKVLQDKRYKNRELQLMRVMDHPNVISLKHCFFSTTSRDELFLNLVMEYVPETLYRVLKHYNNINQRMPLIYVKLYTYQIFRGLAYIHTVPGVCHRDVKPQNLLVDPLTHQVKLCDFGSAKVLVKGESNISYICSRYYRAPELIFGATEYTTSIDIWSAGCVLAELLLGQPLFPGENQVDQLVEIIKVLGTPTREEIRCMNPNYTDFRFPQIKAHPWHKVFHKRMPPEAIDLASRLLQYSPSLRCSALEACAHPFFDELREPNARLPNGRPLPPLFNFRQELGGASPELIIKLIPEHVRRQTGLSFPYPAST from the exons ATGGCCTCCATTCCATTGGGGCCGCACCACCTTCAACCACCGCAACCGGCACCTCTACCGCTGCCACTTCCGCCGCAGTTGCTGCAGCCGCAAGCCGAAACTGACCCTCTCAAAGCTTCAGCTGCTGGTGCCGCCGCCTCCGCCATGGACACCGATAAG GAAATGTCAGCTTCTGTCGGTGAGGGTAATGACGCAGTTACCGGTCACATAATCTCAACCACAATCGGAGGCAAAAATGGTGAACCTAAACGG ACCATCAGTTACATGGCTGAACGTGTTGTTGGCACTGGATCATTTGGAATTGTTTTCCAG GCAAAGTGCTTGGAGACTGGGGAAGCAGTGGCCATAAAGAAGGTTTTGCAGGACAAGAGGTACAAAAATCGTGAATTGCAGTTAATGCGGGTGATGGATCATCCAAATGTGATTTCCCTGAAGCACTGTTTCTTCTCTACGACAAGCAGAGATGAACTTTTTCTGAACTTGGTAATGGAATATGTCCCTGAGACATTGTACCGAGTTCTAAAGCACTACAATAATATCAATCAGAGAATGCCCCTAATCTATGTGAAATTGTATACATATCAA ATCTTTAGAGGACTAGCATATATCCATACTGTACCAGGAGTTTGCCATAGGGATGTGAAGCCTCAAAATCTTTTG GTTGATCCTCTCACTCACCAAGTTAAGCTTTGTGATTTTGGGAGTGCAAAAGTTCTG GTCAAAGGTGAATCAAACATTTCGTACATATGTTCACGGTACTATCGAGCGCCGGAACTAATATTTGGTGCGACAGAATACACAACTTCTATTGATATTTGGTCTGCTGGTTGTGTCCTAGCAGAACTACTTCTAGGccag CCATTGTTCCCCGGTGAAAATCAGGTGGACCAACTTGTGGAAATTATTAAG GTTCTTGGTACTCCAACTCGAGAAGAAATTCGTTGCATGAACCCTAATTATACAGATTTTAGATTCCCCCAGATTAAAGCTCATCCTTGGCATAAG GTTTTTCACAAGCGAATGCCTCCTGAAGCAATTGACCTCGCATCAAGGCTGCTCCAATATTCACCAAGTCTTCGTTGCAGTGCA CTGGAAGCATGTGCACATCCTTTCTTTGATGAGCTTCGTGAGCCCAATGCCCGGTTACCTAATGGCCGTCCATTGCCGCCACTTTTCAACTTCAGACAGGAA TTAGGTGGAGCATCCCCTGAACT